Proteins from a genomic interval of Scatophagus argus isolate fScaArg1 chromosome 6, fScaArg1.pri, whole genome shotgun sequence:
- the smx5 gene encoding smx5: MLFYSFFKSLVGKDVVVELKNDLSICGTLHSVDQYLNIKLTDISVTDPEKYPHMLSVKNCFIRGSVVRYVQLPADEVDTQLLQDAARKEAMQQKQ, translated from the exons atg CTTTTCTACTCGTTTTTCAAATCGCTGGTGGGGAAGGATGTGGTGGTGGAGCTCAAAAACGACTTGAG CATCTGTGGAACACTTCATTCTGTGGATCAG tacCTGAACATTAAGCTGACAGACATCAGTGTCACTGATCCAGAGAAATATCCACACATG CTGTCTGTGAAAAACTGTTTCATCCGTGGATCTGTGGTCCGGTATGTTCAGCTACCTGCAGATGAAGTGGACACTCAGCTCCTGCAAGACGCTGCACGAAAAGAAGCGatgcagcagaagcagtga
- the bcl6aa gene encoding BCL6A transcription repressor a isoform X1: MQEVSRKALPELEKMACAADSCIQFTRHASDVLLNLNRLRSRDILTDVTILVNRQQFRAHKTVLMACSGLFYTIFTDSHKCNLNAISLDPKVDPEGFAILLEFMYTSRLTLKESLIMAIMNTAIYLQMDHVVDTCHRFIKSSDPSAKLPRDEFLVSPLVLPQDVHAYRTHDVVDSLHSRVGPFRDGRPYSSNMFNGVSTPSNYHLYGQFPMPGFPFPLCKLTDAKNAFADLSKSGIHHKHCSPHDSANIIRAEYTRAVGNSSSSIIHSTTYASREVGRDDEMRKESHEGVSQSIALGARKRVFPVLSLEHQRDSGKDHAPQAEEDLIHQHYPLGISSAGRKSLMSSPQSPLKSDCQPNSPTESSSSKNASLSQATGVQAPQGTQDPKARNWKKYKFIVLNQSAKEDEVGLQDPGLRSPQRLGLQPYLHPSNSENLDPQATSKSNDHSEDLPVPQASRLNNIINSALEGSLRNGDSHPPHYSSRLNCSSCGTPPPQRSEVCPKTSRSRLAEDMAELHSEYSDSSCENGTFFCNECDSKFAEDEALKQHMLQVHSDKPYKCDRCQAAFRYKGNLASHKTVHTGEKPYRCNICGAQFNRPANLKTHTRIHSGEKPYKCETCGARFVQVAHLRAHVLIHTGEKPYPCEICGTRFRHLQTLKSHLRIHTGEKPYHCEKCNLHFRHKSQLRLHLRQKHGAITNTKIQYRMSTADMPTDLTKAC, encoded by the exons ATGCAAGAAGTTTCTAGGAAAGCGCTACCAG AACTTGAGAAAATGGCTTGCGCAGCAGACAGCTGCATACAATTCACACGTCATGCAAGTGATGTCCTGCTCAACCTCAATCGGTTGCGGAGCAGAGATATTCTCACAGATGTCACTATCTTGGTTAACAGACAGCAGTTTCGTGCACACAAAACTGTTCTCATGgcttgcag TGGGCTGTTTTACACCATCTTTACTGACTCCCACAAGTGCAACCTTAATGCTATCAGTCTGGACCCAAAGGTGGACCCGGAGGGCTTTGCCATCCTGCTGGAGTTTATGTACACCTCCCGTCTCACACTAAAGGAGAGTTTGATTATGGCGATCATGAACACAGCCATCTACCTGCAGATGGACCATGTTGTCGACACCTGCCACAGATTCATCAAATCCAG TGATCCGTCTGCCAAGCTGCCCAGAGATGAGTTTTTGGTCAGTCCCTTGGTTTTACCTCAGGACGTCCATGCTTACCGGACCCACGATGTTGTTGACAGTTTGCACAGCCGCGTGGGTCCATTCAGGGATGGGAGACCCTACAGCTCAAACATGTTCAACGGGGTTAGCACCCCCAGCAACTACCATCTCTATGGCCAGTTTCCCATGCCAGGtttccctttccctctctgcaAGCTGACTGATGCCAAAAACGCTTTTGCTGACCTCTCTAAGAGTGGTATCCACCACAAGCATTGTTCTCCACATGACAGTGCCAACATCATCAGGGCAGAATACACCAGGGCAGTGGGGAATAGCTCCTCCAGCATTATTCACTCCACCACCTACGCTTCCAGGGAGGTAGGAAGAGATGACGAGATGAGGAAGGAGAGCCACGAGGGGGTCAGCCAGTCTATCGCTCTCGGCGCAAGGAAACGTGTGTTCCCCGTGCTGAGCCTCGAGCACCAGAGAGACTCTGGCAAAGATCATGCTCCTCAGGCAGAGGAAGACTTGATCCATCAGCACTACCCCCTTGGAATCTCTTCCGCTGGACGCAAGAGTCTCATGAGCAGCCCACAGAGCCCCCTCAAATCAGACTGCCAGCCCAACTCACCAACAGAGTCCAGCAGTAGCAAGAACGCCAGCCTCTCCCAAGCCACCGGAGTGCAAGCCCCGCAAGGCACGCAGGACCCCAAAGCTCGCAACTGGAAGAAGTACAAGTTCATTGTGTTGAATCAGAGTGCTAAGGAAGACGAGGTGGGGCTGCAGGATCCCGGGCTTCGTTCTCCTCAGCGCCTTGGCCTGCAACCCTACCTCCACCCCAGCAACTCGGAGAACCTTGACCCACAAGCCACAAGCAAGAGCAACGATCACAGTGAGGACCTGCCTGTGCCACAGGCTAGTCGTCTCAACAACATCATTAACAG CGCACTTGAGGGGTCGCTGAGGAACGGTGACAGCCACCCTCCACACTACTCGAGCCGGCTGAACTGCTCATCCTGCGGCACTCCGCCTCCACAGCGCTCAGAAGTCTGTCCCAAGACTTCCAGGTCCCGTCTCGCAGAGGACATGGCGGAGCTGCACTCAGAATACTCAGACTCCAGTTGTG AAAACGGTACATTCTTCTGTAACGAATGTGACTCCAAGTTTGCCGAAGACGAAGCGCTGAAACAACACATGCTTCAAGTACACAGCGACAAGCCATACAAGTGTGACCGCTGCCAGGCTGCTTTCCGCTACAAGGGCAACCTTGCCAGCCACAAGACTGTCCACACAG GAGAGAAGCCGTATCGCTGTAATATCTGTGGTGCTCAGTTTAACAGACCAGCTAACCTCAAGACTCACACTCGCATCCACTCAGGAGAGAAGCCATACAAATGTGAGACGTGCGGCGCTCGTTTCGTACAG GTTGCTCATCTCCGTGCCCATGTGCTGATCCACACGGGTGAGAAGCCATATCCGTGTGAGATCTGTGGAACACGCTTCCGTCACCTGCAAACGCTGAAGAGCCACCTGCGCATCCACACCGGAGAAAAGCCCTACCAT tgtgaaaaatgcAACCTGCACTTCCGTCACAAGAGTCAGCTACGGTTGCATCTTCGACAGAAACACGGCGCCATCACTAACACGAAGATCCAGTACCGTATGTCGACAGCAGACATGCCTACTGACTTGACAAAGGCATGCTGA
- the gpr17 gene encoding uracil nucleotide/cysteinyl leukotriene receptor, giving the protein MESATMDLPSLLSNQSSESCGLADTTVENTLFGCFYILVFFLALNGNSLALWIFSHQRGSSSPANIFLIHLAVADLSYVIILPLRATYHLTGGHWPFGEVPCRLAGFLFYVNMYASLYFLACVAGDRYLAVVHAVRSLKVRRVRYAHIISFSLWALVTVSMAPLLVTHQTAEVDGVTVCLQLYREKASRKALISLAVAFTPPFLTTLSCYLLIIHSLHQGSRLEPALKLKALRTIGLVMLIYVVCFLPYHVSRATFILGYSHPDVSCQTRRGLSLANRLTSFLTCLNGAMDPLIYLFGAEKFRSTLMQLFCKDKASMSGATSGELKGTHESSVSAKSEF; this is encoded by the coding sequence CTACAATGGATCTGCCCTCCCTGTTATCCAATCAGTCATCAGAGAGCTGTGGGCTGGCAGATACAACAGTTGAGAACACCCTGTTTGGATGCTTCTACATCCTGGTTTTCTTTCTGGCACTGAATGGTAACAGTCTGGCTCTCTGGATCTTCTCTCACCAGCGTGGCTCTTCCTCTCCAGCCAACATCTTCTTGATTCACCTGGCTGTGGCAGACTTGTCGTATGTGATCATCCTCCCACTGAGGGCCACCTACCACCTCACTGGAGGCCACTGGCCTTTTGGCGAGGTGCCTTGCAGATTGGctggctttttgttttatgtgaacATGTATGCCAGCCTGTACTTTCTGGCCTGTGTGGCGGGGGATCGCTACCTGGCTGTGGTTCACGCTGTGAGGTCACTCAAGGTTCGTCGTGTTCGCTATGCTCACATCATCAGCTTCTCTCTGTGGGCCCTGGTTACTGTGTCCATGGCACCACTGCTAGTCACCCACCAAACTGCAGAGGTGGACGGTGTCACGGTGTGTTTGCAGCTGTATAGAGAGAAGGCCTCTCGCAAGGCACTGATCTCACTTGCTGTAGCCTTCACCCCACCTTTCCTCACCACCCTGTCCTGTTACCTGCTCATCATTCACAGCCTGCATCAAGGTTCCAGGTTAGAGCCGGCTCTCAAGCTGAAGGCCCTGCGCACCATCGGTCTGGTCATGCTTATCTATGTAGTCTGTTTCCTGCCTTATCATGTGAGCAGGGCCACTTTCATCCTGGGCTACAGCCATCCTGATGTCTCCTGCCAGACACGCAGAGGCCTTAGCTTGGCCAACCGCCTCACTTCCTTCCTCACCTGTCTGAACGGTGCTATGGACCCGCTGATCTACCTGTTTGGGGCAGAGAAATTCCGAAGCACTCTAATGCAATTGTTTTGCAAAGATAAGGCCAGTATGTCAGGAGCCACCAGTGGAGAGTTAAAGGGGACACATGAGAGCTCTGTGAGTGCCAAATCTGAGTTTTGA
- the bcl6aa gene encoding BCL6A transcription repressor a isoform X2 — protein sequence MLLLCQGVHGMRKDGESVVWNHHRQTFPELEKMACAADSCIQFTRHASDVLLNLNRLRSRDILTDVTILVNRQQFRAHKTVLMACSGLFYTIFTDSHKCNLNAISLDPKVDPEGFAILLEFMYTSRLTLKESLIMAIMNTAIYLQMDHVVDTCHRFIKSSDPSAKLPRDEFLVSPLVLPQDVHAYRTHDVVDSLHSRVGPFRDGRPYSSNMFNGVSTPSNYHLYGQFPMPGFPFPLCKLTDAKNAFADLSKSGIHHKHCSPHDSANIIRAEYTRAVGNSSSSIIHSTTYASREVGRDDEMRKESHEGVSQSIALGARKRVFPVLSLEHQRDSGKDHAPQAEEDLIHQHYPLGISSAGRKSLMSSPQSPLKSDCQPNSPTESSSSKNASLSQATGVQAPQGTQDPKARNWKKYKFIVLNQSAKEDEVGLQDPGLRSPQRLGLQPYLHPSNSENLDPQATSKSNDHSEDLPVPQASRLNNIINSALEGSLRNGDSHPPHYSSRLNCSSCGTPPPQRSEVCPKTSRSRLAEDMAELHSEYSDSSCENGTFFCNECDSKFAEDEALKQHMLQVHSDKPYKCDRCQAAFRYKGNLASHKTVHTGEKPYRCNICGAQFNRPANLKTHTRIHSGEKPYKCETCGARFVQVAHLRAHVLIHTGEKPYPCEICGTRFRHLQTLKSHLRIHTGEKPYHCEKCNLHFRHKSQLRLHLRQKHGAITNTKIQYRMSTADMPTDLTKAC from the exons ATGCTCCTTCTGTGTCAAGGAGTGCACGGGATGAGAAAAGACGGGGAATCCGTGGTTTGGAATCACCACAGACAAACTTTCCCAG AACTTGAGAAAATGGCTTGCGCAGCAGACAGCTGCATACAATTCACACGTCATGCAAGTGATGTCCTGCTCAACCTCAATCGGTTGCGGAGCAGAGATATTCTCACAGATGTCACTATCTTGGTTAACAGACAGCAGTTTCGTGCACACAAAACTGTTCTCATGgcttgcag TGGGCTGTTTTACACCATCTTTACTGACTCCCACAAGTGCAACCTTAATGCTATCAGTCTGGACCCAAAGGTGGACCCGGAGGGCTTTGCCATCCTGCTGGAGTTTATGTACACCTCCCGTCTCACACTAAAGGAGAGTTTGATTATGGCGATCATGAACACAGCCATCTACCTGCAGATGGACCATGTTGTCGACACCTGCCACAGATTCATCAAATCCAG TGATCCGTCTGCCAAGCTGCCCAGAGATGAGTTTTTGGTCAGTCCCTTGGTTTTACCTCAGGACGTCCATGCTTACCGGACCCACGATGTTGTTGACAGTTTGCACAGCCGCGTGGGTCCATTCAGGGATGGGAGACCCTACAGCTCAAACATGTTCAACGGGGTTAGCACCCCCAGCAACTACCATCTCTATGGCCAGTTTCCCATGCCAGGtttccctttccctctctgcaAGCTGACTGATGCCAAAAACGCTTTTGCTGACCTCTCTAAGAGTGGTATCCACCACAAGCATTGTTCTCCACATGACAGTGCCAACATCATCAGGGCAGAATACACCAGGGCAGTGGGGAATAGCTCCTCCAGCATTATTCACTCCACCACCTACGCTTCCAGGGAGGTAGGAAGAGATGACGAGATGAGGAAGGAGAGCCACGAGGGGGTCAGCCAGTCTATCGCTCTCGGCGCAAGGAAACGTGTGTTCCCCGTGCTGAGCCTCGAGCACCAGAGAGACTCTGGCAAAGATCATGCTCCTCAGGCAGAGGAAGACTTGATCCATCAGCACTACCCCCTTGGAATCTCTTCCGCTGGACGCAAGAGTCTCATGAGCAGCCCACAGAGCCCCCTCAAATCAGACTGCCAGCCCAACTCACCAACAGAGTCCAGCAGTAGCAAGAACGCCAGCCTCTCCCAAGCCACCGGAGTGCAAGCCCCGCAAGGCACGCAGGACCCCAAAGCTCGCAACTGGAAGAAGTACAAGTTCATTGTGTTGAATCAGAGTGCTAAGGAAGACGAGGTGGGGCTGCAGGATCCCGGGCTTCGTTCTCCTCAGCGCCTTGGCCTGCAACCCTACCTCCACCCCAGCAACTCGGAGAACCTTGACCCACAAGCCACAAGCAAGAGCAACGATCACAGTGAGGACCTGCCTGTGCCACAGGCTAGTCGTCTCAACAACATCATTAACAG CGCACTTGAGGGGTCGCTGAGGAACGGTGACAGCCACCCTCCACACTACTCGAGCCGGCTGAACTGCTCATCCTGCGGCACTCCGCCTCCACAGCGCTCAGAAGTCTGTCCCAAGACTTCCAGGTCCCGTCTCGCAGAGGACATGGCGGAGCTGCACTCAGAATACTCAGACTCCAGTTGTG AAAACGGTACATTCTTCTGTAACGAATGTGACTCCAAGTTTGCCGAAGACGAAGCGCTGAAACAACACATGCTTCAAGTACACAGCGACAAGCCATACAAGTGTGACCGCTGCCAGGCTGCTTTCCGCTACAAGGGCAACCTTGCCAGCCACAAGACTGTCCACACAG GAGAGAAGCCGTATCGCTGTAATATCTGTGGTGCTCAGTTTAACAGACCAGCTAACCTCAAGACTCACACTCGCATCCACTCAGGAGAGAAGCCATACAAATGTGAGACGTGCGGCGCTCGTTTCGTACAG GTTGCTCATCTCCGTGCCCATGTGCTGATCCACACGGGTGAGAAGCCATATCCGTGTGAGATCTGTGGAACACGCTTCCGTCACCTGCAAACGCTGAAGAGCCACCTGCGCATCCACACCGGAGAAAAGCCCTACCAT tgtgaaaaatgcAACCTGCACTTCCGTCACAAGAGTCAGCTACGGTTGCATCTTCGACAGAAACACGGCGCCATCACTAACACGAAGATCCAGTACCGTATGTCGACAGCAGACATGCCTACTGACTTGACAAAGGCATGCTGA
- the inpp5d gene encoding phosphatidylinositol 3,4,5-trisphosphate 5-phosphatase 1, whose translation MPSYQPWCHGNITRSKAEDLLSKAARDGSFLIRASESIQGAYALCVLYQNCVYTYRILPNEDKKLSVQASEGVPIRFFSVLPELVEAYYSPNMGLVTHLQYPVQREEEVDEEPESSNLPPQLPPRNIIINDVKDSDSKPSEPAYKSISDTCLMRLQHIDLSTVPEEHEMAIKEYFRTSICLDAEQVQNGHLNLPGLKKLTMTICKNLNSEISRILPALEVFHRVVDQQLSPGIGQFPKQISSDPGQSVSLRLEQLTKLLYSIEDKAKSSMLESFGYEGGHRKSIIPCVTFEVKQESLGISTKMFLKVDVESGKLYFKKSKDGPDDKNMAHNKILQLVKSQKVHIKLVIVMETEKEKISRKEFVFDNTKKREGFCQLLQQMKNKHSEKPEPDMITVFVGTWNMGNAGVSSNIDSWFQCKGQGKTRDDTADHIPHDFYVIGTQEDPTGEKEWADTVKGALRNITNISFKQVAIHTLWNIRIVVLAKPEHENRISHIFSDSVKTGIANTLGNKGAVGVSFMFNGTSFGFVNSHLTSGSEKKLRRNQNYVSILRFLNLGDKKLNPFDITHRFTHLFWLGDLNYRVELPSTEAENIVTKIKQQQYQELLAKDQLNMERNDGKIFLHFDEEEITFAPTYRFERDTREKYAYTKAKATGTKYNLPSWCDRVLRKSYPLVHVVCHAYGCTTDIVTSDHSPVFASFEVGVASQFVSKQDPNSAPEGGIQIMNCVATLLTKSKTKFFIEYHSSCLEKTVKTSEGENMEHSDGSIKVRFGNQTVVKFGISFQCGRFMVSHNPHLSYFVSFQAHPHHI comes from the exons ATGCCAAGTTATCAGCCTTGGTGTCATGGTAATATAACTCGATCCAAAGCCGAGGATCTTCTTTCCAAAGCAGCAAGAGATGGAAGCTTCCTTATTCGGGCCAGTGAGTCTATACAGGGAGCGTATGCCCTCTGTGTTTT ATACCAGAactgtgtgtacacatacagaATCCTGCCAAATGAGGATAAGAAGTTGTCTGTGCAG GCATCAGAGGGAGTTCCTATCAGGTTCTTCTCTGTGCTGCCTGAGCTGGTGGAGGCATATTACAGTCCCAACATGGGTTTGGTCACACATCTGCAGTACCCAGtccaaagagaggaggaggtagaCGAGGAGCCAG AATCCAGTAATCTTCCACCACAGCTTCCACCCAGGAACATTATAATCAACGATGTGAAAGACAGCGACTCCAAGCCTTCTGAACCAGCCTATAAGTCTATATCGGACACCTGCCTGATGAGACTTCAGCATATAGACTTGTCCAC AGTACCGGAGGAGCATGAAATGGCTATCAAAGAATATTTCAGGACCTCAATCTGCTTGGATGCAGAACAAGTCCAGAATGGTCACCTCAACCTCCCTGGACTAAAGAAGTTAACAATGACAATCTGCAAGAATCTAAACAG TGAAATTTCCCGCATCCTGCCAGCTCTGGAGGTTTTCCACAGAGTAGTGGACCAACAACTGTCCCCAGGGATTGGGCAGTTTCCAAAGCAG aTATCCTCTGATCCGGGTCAATCTGTATCCCTTAGGCTTGAGCAGCTGACAAAACTGCTCTACTCAATAGAAGATAAG GCTAAAAGTTCTATGTTGGAGTCTTTTGGATATGAAGGTGGTCACAGGAAGTCTATCATACCGTGTGTTACATTTGAG GTCAAGCAAGAATCTCTGGGTATTTCCACAAAGATGTTCCTGAAAGTTGATGTTGAAAGTGGGAAGCTCTACTTCAAGAAGTCAAAAGATGGGCCTGACGACAAAAACATGGCACACAACAAAA TACTGCAGCTGGTTAAATCTCAGAAAGTGCACATCAAACTTGTCATCgtgatggagacagagaaagagaagatttCGCGTAAAGAGTTTGTGTTTGATAACACGAAG AAAAGGGAGGGGTTTTGCCAACTACTTCAACAAATGAAGAACAAACACTCTGAAAAGCCTGAACCAGACATGATCACTGTGTTTGTTGGCACCTGGAACATGG GAAATGCTGGGGTTTCCTCCAACATTGACTCCTGGTTTCAGTGTAAGGGCCAAGGGAAGACACGAGACGACACGGCAGATCACATCCCACATGATTTTTATGTCATTGGGACGCAGGAGGATCCTACGGGCGAGAAAGAGTGGGCAGACACAGTGAAAGGTGCCCTGAGGAACATCACAAACATCAGCTTTAAACAA GTAGCTATCCACACTCTGTGGAACATTCGGATTGTGGTCCTGGCCAAGCCAGAGCATGAAAACAGGATCTCCCACATTTTTTCAGACAGTGTGAAGACAGGGATTGCCAACACTCTGG GAAACAAGGGGGCAGTGGGAGTGTCCTTCATGTTCAATGGTACATCTTTTGGCTTTGTCAACAGTCACCTGACCTCCGGAAGTGAGAAGAAGCTCAG ACGTAATCAAAACTATGTCAGCATCCTGCGATTTCTGAACCTTGGAGATAAGAAGCTCAATCCATTTGACATCACACATCGGTTCACCCACCTCTTCTGGCTCGGTGATTTGAACTACCGTGTCGAGCTCCCTTCCACA GAAGCTGAGAACATTGTGACAAagatcaaacagcagcagtaccaggaaCTCCTCGCTAAAGACCAGCTCAACATGGAGAGGAATGATGGAAAGATCTTCTTACATTTTG ATGAAGAGGAAATCACATTTGCACCCACATATCGCTTTGAAAGAGATACACGTGAGAAATATGCCTACACAAAGGCCAAAGCCACAGGG ACAAAATACAATTTGCCCTCGTGGTGTGATCGTGTCCTGCGGAAGTCATACCCTCTGGTTCATGTTGTCTGCCATGCATATG GGTGCACTACTGACATCGTGACCAGTGACCACTCACCTGTATTTGCGTCATTTGAAGTTGGAGTAGCCTCACAGTTTGTCTCTAAGCAAG atccAAACAGTGCACCTGAAGGAGGGATACAGATAATGAACTGTGTGGCCACACTGTTAACAAAATCAAAGACCAAGTTCTTCATCGAATACCATTCCAGCTGCTTGGAGa AAACAGTCAAGACTTCAGAGGGAGAGAACATGGAGCACTCAGATGGGTCAATAAAAGTTCGATTTGGCAACCAGACTGTGGTAAAATTTGGAATTAGCTTTCAGTGTGGAAGGTTTATGGTGTCGCACAATCctcatttgtcatattttgtctcttttcaagCTCACCCCCATCATATCTGA